The following are from one region of the Cyanobium gracile PCC 6307 genome:
- a CDS encoding ribbon-helix-helix domain-containing protein: protein MRSHSEPGPFLRPVRVTITVPYNAYQALVERSNVQGRSLSNLAAYLLESALQTTHQRELPQARPESADTFRRRA from the coding sequence ATGCGAAGCCACTCCGAACCCGGTCCCTTCCTGCGGCCGGTGCGTGTCACGATCACGGTGCCATACAACGCCTACCAAGCTCTGGTGGAGCGCAGCAACGTGCAAGGGCGGTCCCTCTCCAATTTGGCCGCCTACCTGCTCGAATCGGCCCTGCAGACCACGCACCAGAGGGAGCTGCCCCAGGCCCGGCCGGAGTCGGCGGACACGTTCCGACGACGGGCGTGA
- the ilvD gene encoding dihydroxy-acid dehydratase, producing MLRSDAITKGLQRSPNRAMLRAVGFGDGDFGKPIIGIANGYSTITPCNIGLNDLARRAEQAAHGAGAMPQMFGTITVSDGISMGTEGMKYSLVSREVIADSIETACNAQSMDGLLAIGGCDKNMPGAMLAMARMNIPAIFVYGGTIKPGKLGPCDLTVVSAFEAVGQLSGGRIDEAELLAIEKNACPGAGSCGGMFTANTMSSAFEAFGLSLPYSSTMAAEDPEKAESAARSAEVLVQAIAADIRPRDLLTREAFENAIAVIMAVGGSTNSVLHLLAIARTAGVPLTIDDFETIRQKVPVICDLKPSGRYVTVDLHRAGGIPQVMKLLLDGGLLHGDCRTIEGRTLAEVLADVPSEPPAGQDVIRPLSNPLYAQGHLAILRGNLAEEGSVAKISGVKNPVITGPARVFESEEDALAAILAKRISAGDVVVIRYEGPVGGPGMREMLAPTAAIIGEGLGDSVALITDGRFSGGTYGMVVGHVAPEAAAGGTIALVQEGDSITVDAKQRLLQLNVDAEELARRRSAWTKPAPRYRTGVLGKYARLVSSSSLGAVTDLPAD from the coding sequence ATGCTGCGCTCCGACGCCATCACCAAGGGCCTCCAACGCTCCCCCAACCGGGCCATGCTGCGGGCCGTCGGTTTCGGCGACGGGGACTTCGGCAAGCCGATCATCGGCATCGCCAACGGCTACAGCACGATCACCCCCTGCAACATCGGCCTCAACGACCTGGCCCGGCGCGCCGAGCAGGCCGCCCACGGGGCCGGAGCCATGCCGCAGATGTTCGGCACCATCACGGTCAGCGACGGGATCTCGATGGGCACCGAGGGCATGAAGTACTCGCTGGTGTCCCGCGAGGTGATCGCCGATTCGATCGAAACCGCCTGCAACGCCCAGAGCATGGACGGTCTGCTGGCCATCGGCGGCTGCGACAAGAACATGCCCGGCGCCATGCTTGCCATGGCCCGCATGAACATTCCGGCGATCTTCGTCTACGGCGGCACGATCAAGCCGGGGAAGCTGGGGCCCTGTGATCTCACCGTGGTGAGTGCCTTCGAGGCGGTGGGTCAGCTCTCCGGCGGCCGCATCGATGAGGCGGAGCTGCTGGCGATCGAGAAGAACGCCTGCCCCGGCGCCGGCAGCTGCGGCGGCATGTTCACCGCCAACACGATGAGTTCGGCCTTCGAGGCCTTCGGCCTGAGCCTGCCCTACAGCTCGACGATGGCGGCGGAGGACCCGGAGAAGGCCGAGAGTGCCGCCCGCTCGGCCGAGGTGCTGGTGCAGGCGATCGCGGCCGACATCCGCCCCCGGGACCTGCTGACCCGGGAGGCCTTCGAGAACGCCATCGCCGTGATCATGGCGGTGGGGGGCTCCACCAATTCGGTGCTGCACCTGCTGGCCATCGCCCGCACCGCCGGTGTGCCCCTCACGATCGACGACTTCGAGACGATCCGCCAGAAGGTGCCCGTGATCTGCGACCTCAAGCCCAGCGGCCGCTACGTGACCGTCGACCTGCACCGGGCCGGCGGCATTCCCCAGGTGATGAAGCTGCTGCTCGACGGCGGCCTGCTGCATGGGGACTGCCGCACGATCGAGGGGCGCACCCTGGCCGAGGTGCTCGCCGACGTGCCCTCCGAACCACCGGCCGGTCAGGACGTGATCCGGCCCCTGTCCAACCCCCTCTACGCCCAGGGCCACCTGGCGATCCTGCGGGGCAACCTGGCGGAGGAGGGCAGCGTGGCCAAGATCAGCGGGGTGAAGAACCCGGTGATCACCGGCCCGGCGCGGGTGTTCGAGAGTGAGGAGGATGCCCTGGCCGCCATCCTCGCCAAGCGCATCAGCGCCGGCGATGTGGTGGTCATCCGCTACGAAGGGCCGGTGGGCGGCCCCGGCATGCGCGAGATGCTGGCCCCCACCGCCGCGATCATCGGCGAGGGGCTCGGCGATTCGGTGGCCCTGATCACCGATGGCCGCTTCTCGGGCGGCACCTACGGGATGGTGGTGGGCCACGTGGCTCCGGAAGCCGCCGCGGGCGGCACCATCGCCCTCGTGCAGGAGGGCGACAGCATCACGGTGGATGCGAAGCAGCGCCTGCTCCAGCTCAACGTGGACGCGGAGGAGCTGGCCCGGCGTCGCAGCGCCTGGACCAAGCCTGCCCCCCGCTACCGCACCGGGGTGCTCGGCAAGTACGCCCGGCTGGTGAGCAGCAGCAGCCTGGGGGCCGTGACCGACCTGCCTGCGGACTGA
- the upp gene encoding uracil phosphoribosyltransferase, with product MSMSLRVVVPPHPLIGHWLTLLRDGATPSPLFATAMAELGRWLTYEALRDWLPHRPVSVTTPLGHCDGQVVDPEVPLLVIPVLRGGLGLWQGAQSVLPSAQLAHVGIEPCGPEHKPHWFLDDLPATIEARSGVLVFLPVLASGSILLALLDRLAGLGVEGQRLRVITTLAASPGLKVVGERHSQLTIYCAGIDPEVDSRHRVVPGFGEVSERLYGIAAATA from the coding sequence ATGAGCATGTCCCTGCGGGTGGTGGTTCCTCCCCATCCCCTGATCGGCCACTGGCTCACGCTGCTGCGCGACGGGGCCACCCCCTCGCCCCTGTTCGCCACCGCCATGGCGGAGCTGGGCCGCTGGCTCACCTATGAGGCGCTGCGCGACTGGCTGCCCCACCGTCCGGTGTCGGTCACCACGCCCCTGGGTCACTGCGACGGCCAGGTGGTCGACCCGGAGGTGCCCCTGCTGGTGATCCCGGTGCTGCGGGGCGGCCTCGGCCTGTGGCAGGGGGCCCAGTCGGTGCTGCCGTCGGCCCAGCTGGCCCATGTGGGCATCGAGCCCTGCGGGCCGGAGCACAAGCCCCACTGGTTCCTCGACGACCTGCCGGCCACCATCGAGGCCCGCAGCGGCGTGCTGGTGTTCCTGCCGGTCCTCGCCAGCGGCTCGATCCTGCTGGCCCTGCTCGACCGCCTGGCGGGCCTGGGGGTGGAGGGGCAGCGGCTGCGGGTGATCACCACCCTGGCGGCGAGCCCCGGGCTGAAGGTTGTCGGTGAGCGGCACAGCCAGCTCACCATCTACTGCGCCGGCATCGACCCGGAGGTGGACAGCCGGCACCGTGTCGTGCCGGGCTTCGGCGAAGTGAGCGAGCGGCTGTATGGAATCGCCGCCGCCACTGCCTAG
- a CDS encoding pentapeptide repeat-containing protein: MVPSSPTPPEIRRRARRAGLLGSVLGAALGLLLFWTVLPAGPALAITAPELRAQRSFQDLDPDLRGRNLQQQEFLKASMEGFDLRDADLRGAVFNSTDLRQADLRGADLEDVVAFATRFDGADLRGAQFRNAMLMQSRFRDARIDGADFSDAVLDLPEQKALCARASGSHPLTGVDTRESLGCR, translated from the coding sequence ATGGTTCCCAGCTCCCCAACTCCCCCCGAGATCCGCCGCCGGGCCCGGCGGGCCGGCCTGCTGGGGTCGGTCCTGGGCGCCGCGCTGGGCCTGCTGCTGTTTTGGACCGTGCTGCCGGCGGGCCCGGCCCTGGCGATCACCGCCCCCGAGCTGCGGGCCCAGCGCTCCTTCCAGGACCTCGACCCCGACCTGCGGGGCCGCAACCTGCAGCAGCAGGAGTTCCTCAAGGCCTCCATGGAGGGCTTTGATCTGCGGGATGCCGACCTGCGTGGCGCTGTCTTCAACTCCACCGACCTGCGCCAGGCCGACCTGCGCGGGGCCGACCTGGAGGACGTGGTGGCCTTCGCCACCCGCTTCGATGGGGCCGACCTGCGCGGCGCCCAGTTCCGCAACGCCATGCTGATGCAGAGCCGTTTCCGGGATGCCCGGATCGACGGGGCTGACTTCAGTGACGCGGTGCTCGATCTGCCGGAGCAGAAGGCCCTCTGCGCCCGGGCCAGCGGCAGCCATCCCCTCACCGGCGTCGACACGCGCGAGAGCCTCGGCTGCCGCTGA
- the cobW gene encoding cobalamin biosynthesis protein CobW, which produces MTATSSRRLPVTVVTGFLGAGKTTLLRHLLLESGLRLAVLVNEFGEVGIDGDLIASCGFCPEEELGDRLVELANGCLCCTVQDEFLPTMQRLLERADRLDGIVVETSGLALPEPLVAAFGWPEIRSRTRVHGVVTVVDGEAMAAGHVVGDAEAVEAQRRADPSLDHISAIEDLFADQLGAADLVLVSRADRLEPEALARVTARLRADLRPGTVVLPMARGRLDPSLVLDGPGLDPASDHDHDHHHDEGHDDHDHHHHDHDHHEHAHVAMESIVVRRGGQWGRAALETQLQQLLIDHPVVRLKGRLRQGGKRLPLQIQGVGRRLDCWYEERAGASPDAGSAEGAGPDGLELVVLATAGAAGPLRQALDRL; this is translated from the coding sequence ATGACCGCCACCAGCTCCAGACGGCTGCCGGTCACGGTGGTGACCGGATTCCTGGGGGCCGGCAAGACCACCCTGCTGCGCCACCTGCTGCTGGAGAGCGGCCTGAGGCTGGCCGTCCTGGTCAACGAGTTCGGCGAGGTGGGCATCGACGGCGATCTGATCGCCTCCTGCGGCTTCTGCCCCGAGGAGGAACTGGGCGACCGGCTGGTGGAGCTGGCCAACGGCTGCCTCTGCTGCACGGTGCAGGATGAGTTCCTGCCCACCATGCAGCGCCTGCTGGAGCGGGCCGACAGGCTCGACGGCATCGTCGTCGAGACCAGCGGCCTGGCCCTGCCCGAGCCCCTGGTGGCCGCCTTCGGCTGGCCGGAGATCCGCAGCCGCACCCGGGTGCATGGGGTCGTCACGGTGGTGGACGGGGAGGCGATGGCCGCCGGCCATGTGGTGGGGGATGCCGAGGCGGTGGAGGCCCAGCGCCGCGCCGACCCCAGCCTCGACCACATCAGCGCCATCGAGGATCTGTTCGCCGACCAGCTCGGTGCCGCCGACCTGGTGCTGGTGAGCCGGGCCGACCGCCTGGAGCCTGAGGCCCTCGCCCGGGTGACCGCCAGGCTGCGCGCCGACCTGCGCCCCGGCACCGTGGTGCTGCCCATGGCCCGGGGCCGCCTCGATCCCTCCCTGGTGCTGGATGGTCCCGGCCTCGACCCGGCCAGCGACCATGACCATGACCATCACCATGACGAGGGTCACGACGACCACGATCACCACCATCACGACCACGATCACCACGAGCATGCCCATGTGGCGATGGAGTCGATCGTCGTGCGCCGCGGCGGCCAGTGGGGCCGGGCCGCCCTCGAAACCCAGCTGCAGCAACTGCTGATCGATCACCCCGTCGTGCGGCTCAAGGGACGGCTGCGCCAGGGCGGCAAGCGCCTGCCGCTGCAGATCCAGGGGGTCGGCCGTCGCCTCGACTGCTGGTATGAGGAGCGCGCGGGGGCCTCCCCTGACGCCGGCTCCGCCGAGGGCGCAGGCCCCGACGGACTGGAGCTGGTGGTGCTGGCCACCGCCGGCGCCGCCGGCCCCCTGCGCCAGGCCCTCGATCGCCTCTGA
- the purS gene encoding phosphoribosylformylglycinamidine synthase subunit PurS → MPLFNARVQVSLRPSVLDPAGEATRAAAARLGVEGVKRLRIGKAIELDLEAPDRATAQARLKLLSDRLLANPVIEDWSLDLAEAG, encoded by the coding sequence GTGCCGCTCTTCAACGCCCGCGTCCAGGTCTCCCTGCGCCCCTCCGTGCTGGACCCCGCCGGGGAGGCCACCCGGGCCGCCGCCGCCCGGCTCGGGGTGGAGGGGGTGAAGCGGTTGCGGATCGGCAAGGCGATCGAACTGGATCTGGAGGCGCCGGACCGGGCCACTGCCCAGGCCCGGCTCAAACTGCTCAGTGACCGCCTGCTCGCCAATCCGGTGATCGAGGACTGGTCGCTGGATCTGGCCGAAGCCGGTTGA
- the purQ gene encoding phosphoribosylformylglycinamidine synthase subunit PurQ, with product MTVGIVVFPGSNCDRDVAWALEGCLGIPVRFLWHEERDLAGLEAVVLPGGFSYGDYLRCGAIARFAPVLEEVRSFAARGGPVLGICNGFQVLTEMGLLPGALTRNRDLHFLCQSSPLEVQPGACRWLGAYGAGERISLPIAHGEGRYQVEPEELERLEGQGCVVLRYVANPNGSRGDVAGLSNPAGNVLGLMPHPERACDPVTGGLDGRRLLASLLG from the coding sequence ATGACCGTCGGCATCGTTGTGTTTCCCGGCTCCAACTGTGACCGGGATGTGGCCTGGGCCCTGGAGGGCTGCCTGGGCATCCCCGTGCGCTTCCTCTGGCATGAGGAGCGCGACCTGGCCGGCCTTGAGGCCGTCGTGCTGCCGGGAGGGTTCAGCTACGGGGATTATCTGCGCTGCGGCGCGATCGCCCGTTTCGCCCCCGTGCTGGAGGAGGTGCGCTCCTTCGCCGCGCGCGGCGGCCCGGTGCTCGGCATCTGCAACGGCTTCCAGGTGCTCACCGAGATGGGCCTTCTCCCGGGCGCCCTCACCCGCAACCGGGATCTGCACTTCCTCTGCCAGAGCAGCCCGCTGGAGGTGCAGCCCGGGGCCTGCCGCTGGCTGGGTGCCTACGGCGCCGGCGAGCGCATCAGCCTGCCGATCGCCCACGGGGAAGGGCGCTACCAGGTGGAGCCGGAGGAACTGGAGCGCCTCGAGGGGCAGGGCTGTGTGGTGCTGCGCTACGTCGCCAATCCCAATGGGTCTCGGGGGGATGTGGCTGGCCTGAGCAACCCCGCGGGCAATGTGCTCGGCCTGATGCCCCATCCGGAGCGCGCCTGTGATCCGGTCACCGGCGGCCTCGACGGCCGTCGCCTGCTCGCCTCGCTGCTGGGCTGA
- a CDS encoding peroxiredoxin encodes MTRSGRLVGLEAPDFRATAVVDQEFRDLSLRDYRGRDVVLFFYPLNFTFVCPTEITAFSDRHGEFARLDAAILAVSVDSPYSHLAWVQTERRSGGLGDVAYPLVSDLTKEIARAYHVLDEEAGTALRGLFLIDPDGVIRHSTVNDVAVGRSVDETLRVLQAFQLVRHRPGQVCPADWTPGARTLAPDPRGSRDFFAGLH; translated from the coding sequence ATGACCAGAAGCGGCAGGCTCGTGGGCCTCGAAGCCCCCGACTTTCGCGCCACCGCCGTGGTGGATCAGGAGTTCCGGGACCTGTCGCTGCGCGACTATCGGGGCAGGGATGTGGTGCTGTTCTTCTATCCCCTCAATTTCACCTTCGTCTGTCCCACGGAGATCACCGCCTTCAGTGATCGCCACGGGGAGTTCGCCCGCCTCGACGCCGCCATCCTGGCCGTGTCCGTCGACAGTCCCTACAGCCATCTGGCCTGGGTGCAGACCGAACGCCGGAGCGGTGGGCTGGGGGATGTGGCCTACCCCCTGGTGTCGGATCTCACCAAGGAGATCGCCCGGGCCTACCACGTGCTCGATGAGGAGGCCGGCACGGCCCTGCGGGGCTTGTTCCTGATCGATCCCGACGGCGTGATCCGCCACAGCACCGTTAACGACGTGGCCGTCGGCCGCAGTGTGGACGAAACCCTGCGGGTGCTGCAGGCGTTCCAGCTCGTGCGCCACCGGCCGGGCCAGGTGTGTCCGGCCGACTGGACGCCCGGGGCCCGCACCCTGGCCCCCGATCCCCGCGGCAGCCGCGACTTCTTCGCGGGACTGCACTGA
- a CDS encoding LysM peptidoglycan-binding domain-containing M23 family metallopeptidase, translated as MILPFLLSTPAVVPLVAVLADDSPSTVSTETLLASLPSATDRVWIKVRRPVSIEELSSALDLDESRLARLNDVDEDHRFGNGDWLVVPSRGKERLGRIASLDASVQRQSPPVSTPPPVERDGVVRFGDTVLKLAQRYGLSVAELIRLNPGLETARLVVGSQVRLAQSAPGRSRMLLGLKPSVSCGISWPDTPEFGDPQPPFNGGTTAPSTAWIWPTRGVFTSGFGWRWGRMHKGIDVANNVGTPIMAAREGQVVFAGWHDGGYGFLVEIAHPDGSRSLYAHNSRLLVTRGETVAQGQVISQMGSTGRSTGPHLHFEIHPPGRGAINPLQMLPPRA; from the coding sequence TTGATTCTTCCCTTTCTCCTCTCCACACCGGCCGTCGTGCCGCTCGTGGCCGTTCTCGCTGACGATTCCCCCAGCACCGTGTCCACCGAGACCCTGCTGGCCTCCCTGCCTTCCGCCACCGACCGGGTCTGGATCAAGGTCCGCCGTCCGGTATCCATCGAGGAGCTCTCCTCCGCCCTCGATCTCGATGAGAGCCGCCTGGCCCGCCTCAACGACGTCGATGAAGACCACCGCTTCGGCAACGGCGACTGGCTGGTGGTGCCGTCCCGCGGCAAGGAGCGCCTTGGCCGCATCGCCTCCCTCGACGCCTCCGTCCAGCGCCAGAGCCCGCCGGTCTCCACCCCGCCGCCGGTGGAGCGGGACGGGGTCGTCCGCTTCGGCGACACGGTGCTCAAGCTGGCCCAGCGCTATGGCCTGAGCGTGGCCGAGCTGATCCGCCTCAATCCGGGCCTGGAAACCGCCCGGCTCGTGGTGGGCAGCCAGGTGCGTCTGGCCCAGTCGGCCCCGGGCCGTTCCCGCATGCTGCTGGGCCTGAAGCCGTCCGTCAGCTGCGGCATCAGCTGGCCCGACACACCGGAGTTCGGTGACCCGCAGCCGCCCTTCAATGGCGGCACCACGGCCCCCTCCACTGCCTGGATCTGGCCCACCCGCGGGGTGTTCACCTCCGGTTTCGGCTGGCGCTGGGGCCGGATGCACAAGGGCATCGATGTGGCCAACAACGTCGGCACGCCGATCATGGCCGCCCGGGAGGGTCAGGTTGTGTTCGCCGGCTGGCATGACGGCGGTTACGGCTTCCTGGTGGAGATCGCCCATCCCGATGGCAGCCGCAGCCTCTACGCCCACAACAGCCGCCTGCTGGTGACCAGGGGCGAGACGGTGGCGCAGGGTCAGGTGATCAGCCAGATGGGCAGCACAGGCCGCAGCACCGGCCCCCACCTGCACTTCGAGATCCATCCCCCCGGCCGCGGCGCGATCAACCCCCTGCAGATGCTCCCCCCCCGGGCCTGA
- a CDS encoding tRNA (cytidine(34)-2'-O)-methyltransferase, whose translation MPRVVLYQPQIPPNTGNVARTCAATGCELHLIEPLGFSISDRHLRRAGLDYWPWVSLHRHGDLERFQTVRRGRGGRLVALSSQAETAYTDFRFHPDDWLLFGRETDGLPNALQASAEARLTIPMACRAREDRGGVRSLNLSVSVGIVLFEALRQIGPAAASDS comes from the coding sequence ATGCCCCGCGTCGTGCTCTACCAGCCCCAGATCCCGCCGAACACCGGCAACGTGGCGCGCACCTGCGCCGCCACCGGCTGCGAGCTGCATCTGATCGAACCGCTGGGCTTCTCGATCAGCGATCGCCACCTGCGCCGGGCCGGCCTGGATTACTGGCCCTGGGTGTCGCTGCACCGCCACGGCGACCTGGAGCGCTTCCAGACGGTGCGGCGGGGGCGGGGCGGCCGCCTGGTGGCCCTCAGCAGCCAGGCGGAGACGGCCTACACCGACTTCCGCTTCCATCCCGACGACTGGCTGCTGTTCGGACGGGAGACGGACGGATTACCGAACGCCCTGCAGGCGTCCGCCGAGGCCCGGCTCACCATCCCCATGGCCTGCCGGGCCCGGGAGGACCGGGGGGGCGTCCGCAGCCTGAATCTCTCGGTGTCCGTTGGCATCGTGCTGTTCGAAGCCCTGCGCCAGATCGGGCCTGCCGCAGCGAGCGACAGCTGA
- a CDS encoding bifunctional adenosylcobinamide kinase/adenosylcobinamide-phosphate guanylyltransferase — MAAEPPAGVQRHPRLTLVSGPSRGGKSRWAEHLASVSGLAVIYLATGPSLPGDVAWQERLRRHRLRRPPEWGCREVGGELAAELGRLQDGQLGLVDSLGTWVAAHLDLEPPDWGLRCGELLGALGTCPAPLVVVCEETGWGVVPATAAGSRFRDRLGSMQQTLLARSEAAWLVLQGRAIDLLALSQPVPPGF; from the coding sequence GTGGCGGCTGAACCCCCGGCCGGGGTCCAGCGCCATCCCCGCCTGACGCTGGTCAGCGGGCCCTCAAGGGGCGGCAAGAGCCGCTGGGCCGAACACCTGGCAAGCGTCAGCGGCCTGGCGGTCATCTACCTGGCCACCGGGCCCTCGCTTCCCGGCGACGTGGCCTGGCAGGAGCGCCTGCGGCGGCACCGCTTGCGGCGTCCGCCCGAATGGGGCTGCAGGGAAGTGGGCGGGGAGCTCGCCGCCGAGCTGGGACGTCTGCAGGACGGGCAGCTGGGGCTGGTCGATTCGCTCGGGACCTGGGTGGCCGCCCACCTGGATCTGGAGCCGCCGGACTGGGGGCTCCGCTGCGGTGAACTGCTCGGCGCCCTCGGCACCTGCCCGGCACCCCTGGTGGTGGTCTGTGAGGAGACGGGCTGGGGTGTGGTGCCGGCTACGGCGGCCGGATCCCGCTTCCGGGATCGGCTCGGGTCGATGCAGCAGACCCTCCTGGCCCGCAGCGAGGCGGCCTGGCTGGTCCTGCAGGGCCGGGCCATCGACCTGCTGGCCCTGAGCCAGCCCGTGCCCCCCGGCTTCTGA
- the pxcA gene encoding proton extrusion protein PcxA, translating into MGLTNWMGTFGRARSLDLSSDLERGYEAALLIQSIEMEHYNDRPVRPELELSIPRAMQAQVLRRFRAALQVCRQSRDVLAPYRQELSGQELRQYQLIDTVTARYAVAREELPALSRTPEMLPRSLVSVVDQVRRQLDPEAEASVVAGFRRRRDSTLVSLRILLLLVLVPVLVQQVSRTYVVSPLVDRFAPDNSFLTYPKPHLEERAVEKLRVYQAEIEFDALLSGKALPSREELQTELAKRAQELKEEADQESTHAIKNVLADVCGFIGFVVVAILGRRDIQVLRGFIDEMVYGLSDSAKAFAIILFTDIFVGFHSPEGWTVLLDGVAHHLGLPAQENFVMLFIATFPVVLATIFKYWIFRYLNRVSPSSVATLRNMNGGG; encoded by the coding sequence ATGGGACTGACGAACTGGATGGGTACCTTCGGGCGGGCCCGCTCCCTCGACCTGAGCTCCGATCTTGAGCGCGGCTACGAAGCCGCCCTGCTGATCCAGAGCATCGAGATGGAGCATTACAACGACCGCCCGGTGCGTCCCGAACTGGAGCTGAGCATCCCGCGGGCGATGCAGGCCCAGGTGCTGCGCCGCTTCCGGGCCGCCCTGCAGGTCTGCCGCCAGTCCAGGGACGTGCTGGCCCCGTACCGCCAGGAGCTCTCCGGCCAGGAACTGCGCCAGTACCAGCTGATCGACACGGTCACCGCCCGCTACGCGGTGGCCCGGGAGGAGCTGCCGGCCCTGAGCCGCACCCCTGAGATGCTGCCCCGCAGCCTGGTGAGCGTGGTCGACCAGGTGCGGCGGCAGCTGGACCCGGAGGCGGAGGCCAGCGTAGTGGCGGGCTTCCGCCGCCGCCGCGATTCCACCCTGGTGTCGCTGCGGATCCTGCTGCTGCTGGTGCTGGTGCCGGTGCTGGTGCAGCAGGTGAGCCGCACCTACGTGGTCTCGCCCCTGGTGGATCGGTTCGCCCCCGACAACAGCTTCCTCACCTACCCGAAACCGCACCTGGAGGAGCGGGCCGTCGAGAAGCTGCGCGTCTATCAGGCGGAGATCGAATTCGACGCCCTGCTGTCCGGCAAGGCCCTGCCCAGCCGGGAAGAGCTGCAGACGGAGCTGGCCAAGCGGGCCCAGGAGCTCAAGGAGGAGGCCGACCAGGAGAGCACCCACGCCATCAAGAACGTCCTGGCCGACGTCTGCGGCTTCATCGGCTTCGTGGTGGTGGCCATCCTCGGACGGCGCGACATCCAGGTGCTGCGGGGCTTCATCGACGAAATGGTGTATGGCCTGAGCGACAGCGCCAAGGCCTTTGCCATCATCCTGTTCACCGACATCTTCGTGGGCTTCCACAGTCCGGAGGGCTGGACGGTGCTGCTCGACGGGGTTGCCCACCATCTGGGACTGCCGGCCCAGGAGAACTTCGTCATGCTCTTCATCGCCACCTTCCCGGTGGTGCTGGCCACGATCTTCAAGTACTGGATCTTCCGTTACCTCAACCGCGTCTCGCCGTCCTCGGTGGCCACCCTGCGCAACATGAACGGTGGCGGCTGA
- the psb32 gene encoding photosystem II repair protein Psb32 — MPPVAAAPAGPTGRSGLLRSLLSLVLALGLVLAAPVAAVRALSATDLPARPPAEHVLDGADVLSRAGKAEIERQLQAFAAERVDARLVTLSRLDYGLDLSTLAGQLVERWSADPPAGSSPDPLLLLLIDTQTRSTAIVAQAPLDRQLPDELLESTAATTMAQPLRSGDRYRQAAIDALQRLTAVLQGGEDPGEPVVEEAAAVVSNIPTREETSSSNAFTWVIVLLVVGTVVPMLTWWVFSR, encoded by the coding sequence ATGCCTCCGGTGGCGGCAGCGCCCGCCGGCCCCACCGGCCGGTCCGGGCTGCTTCGGTCCCTGCTCTCCCTGGTGCTGGCCCTCGGCCTGGTGCTGGCCGCTCCTGTCGCCGCCGTCAGGGCCCTGTCGGCGACGGACCTCCCCGCCCGACCCCCGGCCGAGCACGTTCTGGACGGCGCCGACGTGCTCAGCCGGGCGGGCAAGGCCGAGATCGAACGCCAGCTTCAGGCCTTCGCCGCCGAACGGGTCGACGCCCGCCTGGTCACCCTCAGCCGGCTGGACTACGGCCTCGACCTCTCCACCCTGGCCGGTCAGCTGGTGGAGCGCTGGTCGGCCGATCCCCCCGCCGGCAGCAGCCCCGATCCCCTGCTGCTGCTGCTGATCGACACCCAGACCCGCTCCACGGCGATCGTCGCCCAGGCCCCCCTCGACCGCCAGCTTCCCGACGAGCTGCTGGAGAGCACCGCCGCCACCACCATGGCCCAGCCGCTGCGCAGCGGTGACCGTTACCGCCAGGCCGCCATCGACGCCCTGCAGCGCCTCACCGCCGTCCTTCAGGGTGGCGAGGATCCCGGCGAACCCGTCGTCGAGGAGGCCGCCGCGGTCGTCAGCAACATCCCCACCCGGGAGGAGACCTCCAGCAGCAACGCCTTCACCTGGGTCATCGTCCTTCTGGTGGTGGGCACCGTGGTGCCGATGCTCACCTGGTGGGTCTTCTCCCGTTGA